One stretch of Streptomyces sp. NBC_01142 DNA includes these proteins:
- a CDS encoding sugar ABC transporter substrate-binding protein has protein sequence MNAHLRRAAVAAAVPAMAFSLAGCISAQDSGVKMGDDITVGLLLPENQAARYEKFDKPVIEKKISMLTNGKGTVVYANANQDATLQAQQLDDMIDKKVEALIVDAVDAKAIAVGVKKAEEAGIPVVAFDRLAEGPISAYTSFDNKEVGHVQGKALLEALGDKAKDGQIVMMNGASTDPNAAQFKAGAHAELDGKVNIGREFDTKDWKPENAGANMRDALSALGSNKVIGVYSANDGMAGGIITALKADGMFPIPPVTGQDAELAAVQRIVAGEQFMSVYKPYAPEAAAAAEMAILLARGMSLDAMAQADVDSPTTKQIPSVLVPVIPLTQDNIEETVIADGIYTVEEICTPKYKADCNELGLK, from the coding sequence ATGAACGCACATCTGCGTCGCGCTGCCGTTGCGGCCGCTGTTCCCGCGATGGCTTTCTCGCTCGCCGGCTGTATCAGTGCCCAGGACTCGGGCGTGAAGATGGGCGACGACATCACCGTCGGTCTGCTCCTTCCGGAGAACCAGGCCGCTCGCTATGAGAAGTTCGACAAGCCGGTCATCGAAAAGAAGATCAGCATGCTGACGAACGGCAAGGGCACGGTCGTCTACGCCAACGCGAACCAGGACGCCACCCTGCAGGCACAGCAGCTCGACGACATGATCGACAAGAAGGTCGAGGCGCTGATCGTGGATGCGGTCGACGCCAAGGCCATAGCCGTCGGCGTCAAGAAGGCCGAGGAGGCGGGGATCCCCGTCGTCGCCTTCGACCGCCTCGCCGAGGGCCCGATCTCTGCCTATACCTCCTTCGACAACAAGGAGGTCGGCCACGTCCAGGGCAAGGCGCTGCTGGAGGCCCTCGGCGACAAGGCCAAGGACGGCCAGATCGTGATGATGAACGGTGCCAGCACCGACCCGAACGCCGCACAGTTCAAGGCGGGCGCGCACGCGGAACTCGACGGCAAGGTGAACATCGGCCGGGAGTTCGACACCAAGGACTGGAAGCCGGAGAACGCCGGCGCCAACATGAGGGATGCGCTCTCCGCGCTCGGCAGCAACAAGGTCATCGGTGTCTACTCCGCCAACGACGGCATGGCGGGCGGCATCATCACCGCCCTGAAGGCCGATGGCATGTTCCCGATCCCACCGGTCACCGGCCAGGACGCCGAACTCGCCGCTGTGCAGCGCATCGTCGCCGGTGAGCAGTTCATGAGCGTCTACAAGCCGTACGCCCCAGAGGCTGCTGCCGCCGCCGAGATGGCCATCCTGCTCGCCAGGGGCATGTCGCTCGATGCCATGGCCCAGGCGGACGTCGACAGCCCGACCACCAAGCAGATCCCCTCGGTGCTCGTCCCGGTCATCCCGCTGACCCAGGACAACATCGAGGAGACCGTCATCGCGGACGGTATCTACACCGTCGAGGAGATCTGCACCCCCAAGTACAAGGCCGACTGCAACGAGCTCGGCCTGAAGTAG
- a CDS encoding GAF and ANTAR domain-containing protein: MNEQFLAKTFVELADNLVADFDLIDFLRLLTDRCVGMLGASAAGVLLADRDGGLRVMAASDEQVRLLELFQLQNDQGPCLECFHTGAPVSVPDLRTETDRWPRFVAQARHSGFAAVQALPMRLRDDVVGTLNLFRAAPGPFDPADTPIAQALADVATISLLQQRSTHRSNVLNDQLQTALNSRVLIEQAKGKLAERQGIDMEQAFTALRGYARAHNRRLSDLARAFIDETEPLAGLGI; this comes from the coding sequence ATGAATGAACAGTTCCTGGCCAAGACATTCGTCGAACTGGCGGACAACCTCGTCGCCGACTTCGACCTGATCGACTTCCTGCGGCTGCTGACCGACCGCTGCGTCGGCATGCTGGGCGCGAGCGCGGCCGGAGTGCTGCTCGCGGACCGGGACGGCGGACTCCGCGTGATGGCCGCCTCCGACGAGCAGGTACGCCTGCTGGAGCTCTTCCAGCTCCAGAACGACCAAGGCCCCTGCCTGGAGTGCTTCCACACCGGCGCACCGGTCTCCGTCCCCGATCTGCGTACGGAGACCGACCGCTGGCCTCGCTTCGTCGCACAGGCCCGCCACAGCGGGTTCGCGGCGGTCCAGGCCCTGCCCATGCGCCTCCGGGACGACGTCGTCGGCACCCTGAACCTCTTCCGCGCCGCCCCTGGCCCCTTCGACCCGGCCGACACACCCATCGCCCAGGCCCTGGCCGATGTCGCCACCATCAGCCTCCTGCAACAGCGCTCCACCCACCGCAGCAACGTTCTCAACGACCAGCTGCAGACCGCGCTCAACAGCCGCGTGCTGATCGAACAGGCCAAGGGCAAACTCGCCGAACGCCAGGGCATCGACATGGAACAGGCATTCACCGCCCTGCGCGGCTACGCCCGCGCGCACAACCGCCGCCTGTCCGACCTGGCCCGTGCCTTCATCGACGAAACGGAACCCCTGGCCGGTCTCGGCATCTGA
- a CDS encoding GAF and ANTAR domain-containing protein, giving the protein MTGNRSARIQVLVAEQAALRGARVGVMDVCTAAVAALPVGGAGVSAMSRTAASHPLCSTDDISEQLEELQLALGEGPCVDAFTLGSTVLAPDLRTGEVRGRWPVFAPAATDAGAGAVFAFPLRVGAISPGVLDLYAGEPVALDSEELADAMAFADTATLVLLDTRTEESDTLPGGISPAGRFDDLGGSRAEIDQATGMLTVQLDAGIEEAFIRLRAYAYAHGRRLAEVADDVVARRLRFPPDSDPTDDDV; this is encoded by the coding sequence ATGACCGGTAACCGGTCGGCGCGGATCCAGGTGCTGGTGGCCGAGCAGGCGGCGCTGCGTGGCGCCCGGGTCGGCGTGATGGATGTGTGCACTGCGGCGGTGGCTGCGCTTCCGGTTGGCGGGGCCGGGGTGTCGGCGATGTCCCGCACCGCGGCCAGTCATCCACTGTGCAGCACCGATGACATCAGTGAGCAGCTGGAAGAACTGCAGCTGGCTCTGGGCGAAGGGCCGTGCGTGGATGCCTTCACCCTCGGGTCGACGGTTCTGGCCCCCGATCTGAGGACCGGTGAAGTGCGGGGCCGCTGGCCCGTGTTCGCTCCGGCCGCCACGGACGCCGGGGCGGGCGCCGTGTTCGCGTTTCCCCTGCGGGTCGGGGCGATCAGTCCTGGCGTACTGGATCTGTACGCCGGCGAGCCTGTCGCCCTGGACTCCGAGGAGCTGGCCGATGCCATGGCGTTCGCCGACACCGCGACCCTGGTGCTGCTCGACACCCGGACGGAGGAGTCGGACACTCTCCCCGGCGGAATCTCGCCGGCCGGACGCTTCGACGACCTGGGAGGCAGCCGGGCGGAGATCGACCAGGCCACCGGCATGCTCACGGTTCAGCTCGACGCCGGCATCGAGGAGGCGTTCATCCGGCTGCGGGCCTATGCCTATGCCCATGGACGGCGGCTGGCCGAGGTGGCCGATGACGTGGTCGCACGCCGGCTTCGCTTCCCCCCGGACTCGGATCCGACCGACGACGACGTCTGA
- a CDS encoding DUF5994 family protein: MTATMLYKPAAGDRTSSLPLRMALAPTGTAPALIDGAWWPRSRDLSAELPALTAVLDPLWGRITRVTVNPTFWPVIPRRVPVEGHVVHIGWFNAEQDPHKLLLLSYTSGRWDLLVIPPETSPATAARLMSAATDPARCLTASGLIQEAEFFRVAAEADWDSTRETVWDSEGGHGARPAVIHHVPTPAEGM, from the coding sequence ATGACCGCAACCATGCTGTACAAGCCAGCGGCCGGAGACCGGACCTCTTCTCTGCCCCTCCGGATGGCGCTGGCGCCGACCGGCACCGCTCCGGCTCTCATCGACGGTGCATGGTGGCCACGCTCGCGCGACCTGTCGGCGGAACTCCCCGCGCTCACAGCAGTGCTTGACCCACTGTGGGGACGGATCACCCGTGTCACGGTGAACCCGACGTTCTGGCCGGTCATCCCACGGAGAGTGCCCGTCGAAGGGCATGTGGTGCATATCGGCTGGTTCAACGCCGAGCAGGACCCGCACAAACTGTTGCTGCTGTCCTACACCAGCGGCCGCTGGGACCTGCTGGTCATCCCGCCGGAGACAAGTCCGGCCACAGCCGCCCGGCTGATGTCCGCGGCCACTGATCCGGCCAGATGTCTCACCGCGAGCGGCCTGATCCAGGAGGCGGAGTTCTTCCGGGTCGCGGCCGAGGCCGACTGGGACTCGACCCGCGAGACGGTCTGGGACTCCGAAGGCGGGCATGGCGCCCGACCGGCGGTCATCCACCACGTGCCGACTCCGGCGGAAGGAATGTGA
- a CDS encoding SDR family oxidoreductase gives MSGPDTRSLHCLVTGATGYIGGRLVPELLDAGHRVRCMARSPDKLRDHPWAGRAEVVRGDMTDPESVGDALRGIDVAYYLVHALRRGGDFEETDRKAAQVFADRARAAGVRRIVYLGGLTPADVPERELSPHLRSRAEVGEIFLRSAVPATVLRAAVIIGSGSASFEMLRYLTERLPVMVTPSWVGTRIQPIAVRDVLRYLVGSARMPDEVNRAFDIGGPDVVTYEQMMRQCAVVARLPRRFILRVPMLTPRLSSLWIGLITPVPPSLARPLAESLRHEVVCREHEIVRYVPDPPGAPIGFEQALTLALQRVRDAQVTTRWSSAALPGAPSDPLPSDPDWAGGSLYVDRRALAVDASPKALWQVIEGIGGDNGWYSFPLAWAVRGWLDRMVGGVGLRRGRRDAARLRVGDSLDFWRVEEIEPGRLLRLRAEMRLPGLAWLEMYSDRDEQGRSCYRQRALFHPHGLLGHVYWWSVSPFHAVVFGGMARNIVQAALQADAAQDGHGANPG, from the coding sequence ATGAGCGGCCCGGACACACGCAGCCTGCACTGTCTGGTGACAGGCGCGACGGGGTACATCGGAGGCCGGCTGGTGCCCGAATTGCTGGACGCCGGCCACCGCGTACGGTGCATGGCCCGGTCTCCGGACAAGCTGCGCGATCACCCCTGGGCAGGACGCGCCGAGGTGGTACGCGGAGATATGACCGATCCGGAGTCGGTCGGCGACGCTCTGCGCGGTATCGATGTCGCCTATTACCTCGTGCACGCCCTGCGGAGAGGGGGCGACTTCGAGGAAACCGACCGGAAGGCGGCTCAGGTGTTCGCCGATCGGGCTCGCGCAGCAGGCGTACGGCGCATCGTCTACCTGGGCGGACTGACCCCGGCCGATGTGCCGGAACGCGAACTGTCCCCCCATCTGCGGTCCCGCGCCGAGGTCGGCGAGATCTTCCTCCGCTCGGCCGTACCCGCGACCGTGCTCCGCGCCGCCGTCATCATCGGCTCCGGTTCGGCGTCCTTCGAGATGCTGCGCTACCTCACCGAGCGGCTGCCGGTCATGGTCACCCCGAGCTGGGTCGGCACCCGCATCCAGCCGATCGCCGTCAGGGACGTGCTGCGGTATCTGGTGGGCAGTGCACGGATGCCCGACGAGGTGAACCGCGCGTTCGACATCGGCGGGCCCGACGTCGTGACGTACGAGCAGATGATGCGGCAGTGCGCGGTGGTGGCCCGCCTGCCCCGCCGCTTCATCCTGCGCGTACCGATGCTGACACCCCGTCTCTCCAGCCTGTGGATCGGCCTGATCACGCCCGTTCCCCCCTCCCTCGCCCGGCCGCTGGCCGAGTCGCTGCGTCATGAGGTCGTCTGCCGCGAGCACGAGATCGTTCGGTACGTACCCGATCCGCCTGGTGCCCCGATCGGCTTCGAGCAGGCCCTCACTCTGGCTCTTCAGCGCGTACGCGACGCTCAGGTCACCACCCGCTGGTCTTCCGCCGCGCTGCCCGGCGCTCCGAGCGATCCCCTGCCGTCGGATCCGGACTGGGCCGGGGGAAGCCTCTACGTCGACCGGCGCGCGCTCGCCGTCGACGCATCACCGAAGGCACTGTGGCAGGTCATCGAGGGGATCGGCGGTGACAACGGCTGGTACTCCTTCCCGCTCGCCTGGGCGGTACGAGGCTGGCTCGACCGGATGGTCGGAGGCGTCGGACTCCGCCGGGGCCGCCGGGACGCCGCACGACTGCGGGTGGGGGACTCGCTGGACTTCTGGCGCGTGGAGGAGATCGAACCGGGGCGGCTGCTGCGGTTGCGGGCCGAGATGCGCCTTCCGGGACTCGCCTGGCTGGAGATGTACTCCGACCGGGACGAGCAGGGCCGGTCCTGTTACCGGCAGCGGGCGCTGTTCCACCCGCACGGTCTGCTCGGGCATGTCTACTGGTGGAGCGTGTCGCCGTTCCATGCGGTCGTGTTCGGCGGCATGGCCCGCAACATCGTGCAGGCCGCACTCCAAGCGGACGCCGCCCAAGACGGCCACGGAGCGAATCCGGGCTGA
- a CDS encoding AEC family transporter — MTVLSGFLPIWAITAVGWAAGRFHVLGSQAQTVLGRFAFAFAMPALLFLTLSRARVSELATEGVAVFAASLLLVFGLGLTLGRWVFRRRQADRAIGAMAGAYVNSANLGIPVAVHVLHDTSFVIAAALFQTLFITPLILILIDLDVRREARDRWSRILLLPVRNPIIAASAAGVAVAMMGWRLPAEVTAPVQMLGGAAVPAALFALGMSLNGRTSGARTSGACEGRSATDGRTERRVLVALKIVVQPLLAYALARWAFGLDGRDLLAVVLCAGLPTAQNAFIFASEYRLDSDLARDTVLLSTLLSMGSLSLIAWLLT; from the coding sequence ATGACCGTGCTCTCCGGCTTCCTGCCCATCTGGGCGATCACCGCAGTCGGCTGGGCGGCCGGCCGCTTCCATGTGCTCGGAAGCCAGGCGCAGACGGTGCTGGGGCGGTTCGCCTTCGCTTTCGCCATGCCGGCGCTGCTGTTTCTGACGCTGTCCAGGGCGCGGGTGTCCGAACTGGCCACCGAGGGAGTGGCGGTCTTCGCCGCGAGCCTGCTCCTGGTGTTCGGGCTGGGGCTGACGCTGGGGCGCTGGGTCTTCCGGCGACGGCAGGCCGACCGGGCGATCGGTGCGATGGCGGGCGCGTACGTCAACTCGGCCAATCTGGGCATCCCCGTGGCGGTGCACGTCCTGCACGACACCTCGTTCGTGATCGCCGCGGCGCTGTTCCAGACGCTCTTCATCACGCCGCTGATCCTGATCCTCATAGACCTCGACGTACGGCGCGAGGCGCGCGACCGGTGGAGCCGCATTCTGCTGCTTCCGGTGCGCAACCCCATCATCGCCGCGTCCGCCGCGGGGGTGGCCGTGGCGATGATGGGGTGGCGGCTGCCGGCCGAGGTGACCGCGCCGGTCCAGATGCTGGGCGGCGCGGCCGTGCCCGCCGCACTGTTCGCGCTCGGGATGTCCCTCAACGGCCGTACGAGCGGCGCCCGTACGAGCGGTGCCTGTGAGGGCCGCTCGGCCACGGACGGCCGCACCGAGCGCCGGGTGCTGGTGGCGCTCAAGATCGTGGTCCAGCCGCTGCTCGCCTACGCGCTGGCCCGGTGGGCGTTCGGCCTCGACGGGCGTGACCTGCTGGCGGTGGTGCTGTGCGCGGGGCTGCCGACAGCGCAGAACGCGTTCATCTTCGCGTCCGAGTACCGGCTGGACTCCGATCTGGCCAGGGACACGGTGCTGCTGTCCACCCTCCTGTCGATGGGGTCGCTGTCGCTGATCGCCTGGCTGCTGACCTGA
- a CDS encoding ATP-binding cassette domain-containing protein codes for MTSHQRLTPTQAIAATGLRKSYGDKVVLDGIDLNVAKGTIFSLLGPNGAGKTTAVQILSTLISADSGRLSVAGLDLATDPQAVRAEIGVTGQFSAVDNMITGEENMILMADLHHLGRREGRRLTAELLERFDLVDAAKKPASTYSGGMRRRLDIAMTLVGSPSVIFLDEPTTGLDPRSRHNMWEIIRELVAGGVTVFLTTQYLEEADQLADRIAVLNKGKLVAQGTPDELKRLIPGGHVRLRFGDGTAYEAAVRAFGVGLHDSDALTLHVPNDGSVRGLRAVLDVLDAASIQVDELTVHTPDLDDVFFAVTGRPDNEKVQAR; via the coding sequence ATGACTTCACACCAACGCCTCACCCCGACCCAGGCCATCGCGGCCACCGGGCTGCGCAAGTCGTACGGCGACAAGGTCGTGCTCGACGGCATCGATCTGAATGTCGCCAAGGGAACGATCTTCTCGCTGCTCGGCCCCAACGGCGCCGGCAAGACCACCGCGGTCCAGATCCTGTCCACGCTGATCAGCGCCGACAGCGGACGGCTGAGCGTTGCCGGGCTCGATCTGGCCACGGACCCCCAGGCGGTACGTGCCGAGATCGGTGTCACCGGGCAGTTCTCGGCGGTGGACAACATGATCACCGGCGAGGAGAACATGATCCTCATGGCGGACCTGCACCACCTGGGCCGCCGCGAGGGCCGGCGCCTCACCGCCGAGCTGCTCGAGCGGTTCGATCTGGTCGACGCGGCCAAGAAGCCCGCCTCCACCTACTCCGGCGGTATGCGCCGCCGGCTCGACATCGCGATGACCCTGGTCGGCTCCCCGAGCGTGATCTTCCTCGACGAGCCGACGACCGGGCTCGACCCGCGCAGCCGCCACAACATGTGGGAGATCATCCGCGAACTGGTGGCCGGCGGTGTCACGGTCTTCCTGACGACGCAGTACCTGGAGGAGGCCGACCAGCTCGCGGACCGGATCGCGGTCCTCAACAAGGGGAAGCTGGTCGCCCAGGGCACCCCGGACGAGCTCAAGCGCCTCATCCCCGGCGGTCATGTCCGGCTGCGGTTCGGCGACGGCACCGCATACGAAGCGGCCGTACGCGCCTTCGGCGTGGGTCTGCACGACAGCGACGCGCTCACTCTCCACGTCCCGAACGACGGCAGCGTACGCGGACTGCGGGCCGTCCTCGACGTGCTCGACGCCGCGTCGATCCAGGTCGACGAGCTGACCGTGCACACCCCCGATCTTGACGACGTGTTCTTCGCGGTCACCGGCCGCCCCGACAACGAGAAGGTGCAAGCCCGATGA
- a CDS encoding ABC transporter permease, whose protein sequence is MSSKTTPSYALRDSATMLRRNLLHARRYPSMTIGVVAMPIIMLLLFVYVFGSALSSGLGGGGDRAAYIAYVVPGILLITVGSGATPTAVAVCTDMAEGIVARFRTMAISRASVLIGHVVGSVIQTVVSLTLVVGVALAIGFRSSATPVEWLAAAGILTLIAIALTWLAVGLGLKSPNPEAASNAVLPLSFLLPFISSAFVPVDSMPSWIRWFAEYQPFTTVIETLRGLLTGTEIGNNGLFAVAWCLALTVVGYLWSQKIFNRDPR, encoded by the coding sequence ATGAGCTCGAAGACCACTCCGTCCTACGCCCTGCGCGACTCCGCGACCATGCTGCGGCGCAATCTGCTGCACGCCAGGCGCTACCCCTCCATGACGATCGGCGTCGTGGCCATGCCGATCATCATGCTGCTGCTCTTCGTGTACGTCTTCGGCAGCGCGCTGAGCAGTGGGCTCGGCGGCGGCGGGGACCGCGCCGCGTACATCGCCTATGTCGTACCCGGAATCCTGCTGATCACCGTGGGCTCGGGGGCGACGCCGACAGCGGTGGCCGTCTGCACCGACATGGCTGAAGGGATCGTCGCCCGCTTCCGCACCATGGCGATCTCCCGCGCCTCTGTCCTGATCGGCCATGTGGTCGGCAGTGTGATCCAGACGGTGGTCAGCCTGACCCTGGTGGTCGGTGTCGCTCTCGCCATCGGATTCCGGTCCAGCGCGACGCCCGTCGAGTGGCTGGCTGCGGCCGGGATCCTGACTCTGATCGCCATCGCGCTCACCTGGCTTGCGGTCGGCCTCGGCCTGAAGAGCCCGAACCCCGAGGCGGCGAGCAATGCCGTGCTGCCGCTCTCCTTCCTGCTGCCCTTCATCAGCAGCGCCTTCGTACCGGTGGACTCGATGCCGTCCTGGATCCGCTGGTTCGCCGAGTACCAGCCGTTCACCACCGTCATCGAGACCCTGCGCGGCCTGCTGACGGGCACGGAGATCGGCAACAACGGGCTGTTCGCCGTCGCCTGGTGCCTCGCCCTCACCGTGGTCGGCTACCTCTGGTCGCAGAAGATCTTCAACCGCGACCCCCGATAG
- a CDS encoding cytochrome P450, which translates to MSESVVHLTPELVESPVPGYAQLREQAPLVRVTLPGLETPVWLATRYDDVKAALSERRLVRDRSKIPDVEEGPDATAELIEVTHAFPPEYIKYLDGLALFDGDEHTRRRTHLTRTFTARRVNALRPHMERTTADLLRALAEKREADLLGDFAYPLATSLICELIGVDEADRRQVGAWIHDFAFGDPDRSIAGLAGVVDHAKELIARRRSAPTDDLISALIRAGEGNSGDEGSGGGPGPLTEDEIISIVFLLINTGITPPALFFAHAVLALLDHPDQLARLRAEPELLPRAVAELLRWVTLVRIGATMYATEDFEFAGIPLRRGEAVTAALLAANHDPQEFDGPERLDIGREFGRGDGHIAFGHGPHYCLGATLGRLMTGVVFDQLLIQRPGLSLAVGRDELEFGHWPGDGFHLIRLPVRL; encoded by the coding sequence ATGTCCGAGTCCGTCGTCCACCTCACGCCCGAGCTCGTGGAGAGCCCGGTTCCTGGATACGCACAGCTGCGGGAGCAGGCCCCGCTCGTCCGCGTGACCCTGCCGGGGCTCGAGACCCCGGTCTGGCTGGCCACCCGCTACGACGACGTCAAAGCGGCGTTGAGCGAGCGGCGGCTGGTCAGGGACCGCAGCAAGATCCCCGATGTGGAGGAGGGGCCCGACGCCACGGCCGAGCTGATCGAGGTGACGCATGCCTTCCCGCCGGAATACATCAAGTATCTGGATGGCCTGGCACTGTTCGACGGCGACGAGCACACCCGCCGGCGCACCCACCTCACACGTACGTTCACCGCCCGACGGGTCAACGCGCTGCGCCCGCACATGGAACGGACCACGGCGGACCTGCTGCGGGCCCTTGCCGAAAAGAGGGAGGCCGACCTGCTCGGTGACTTCGCCTACCCCCTGGCGACCTCCCTCATCTGCGAGCTCATCGGCGTCGACGAAGCGGACCGGCGGCAGGTGGGCGCATGGATCCATGACTTCGCCTTCGGTGACCCCGACCGCAGCATCGCCGGCCTCGCAGGCGTCGTGGACCATGCCAAGGAGCTGATAGCGAGACGCCGTTCCGCACCCACCGACGACCTGATCTCCGCCCTGATCCGGGCCGGCGAGGGAAACTCCGGCGATGAGGGCTCCGGCGGGGGCCCGGGCCCGCTCACCGAGGACGAGATCATCTCGATCGTCTTCCTGCTGATCAACACCGGCATCACTCCGCCCGCCCTCTTCTTCGCCCACGCGGTACTCGCCCTGCTCGACCATCCGGACCAGCTGGCACGGCTGCGCGCGGAACCGGAGCTACTGCCGCGTGCCGTCGCCGAGTTGCTGCGCTGGGTCACCCTCGTGCGGATCGGGGCCACGATGTACGCGACCGAGGACTTCGAGTTCGCCGGGATTCCCCTCAGGCGGGGTGAAGCCGTGACGGCCGCCCTGCTCGCCGCGAACCATGATCCGCAGGAATTCGACGGCCCCGAACGGCTGGACATCGGCCGCGAGTTCGGCCGCGGCGACGGCCATATCGCCTTCGGGCACGGCCCCCACTACTGCCTCGGGGCCACCCTGGGGCGCCTGATGACCGGTGTGGTCTTCGATCAGCTGCTCATCCAGCGACCAGGTCTGTCGCTCGCTGTGGGGCGCGACGAGCTGGAGTTCGGCCACTGGCCGGGGGACGGCTTCCACCTGATCCGGTTGCCGGTACGTCTGTAG